From Novipirellula artificiosorum, the proteins below share one genomic window:
- a CDS encoding DUF4465 domain-containing protein, translated as MNNLPRRSRPNRLRRRLLTEQLEDRRLLAGGPYAPAAGQPGSTAISMSDPAIIGWATGWEDYRPGTEVGASWQTPGEALGQAEGTSAGIVALGRGGEITLRFEKPIRNGLGADFAVFENALTDTFLELGFVEVSSNGVDFFRFPNDSRTAEPVGSYDSTDPTQINGLAGKYRQGFGTPLDLELLKNASSRLDVSAVTHVRIIDIVGDGSTTDTSGDAIYDPYPTIGSAGFDLDAVGVINQVPLSTSKIDFEDVGGSLTPNGHWNGPDPNGTTITGAYDERTTVGQFHSGGASLNNAISLDSGAWNGFAYSNGTNTTTAGYLNPFSAFTGSGANGSSTYAVGFVDQSDFYQPPTLTLPTDAGTVSSIDVTNTTYAALSMRDGDSFAEKFGGVSGNDADWFLLTIEGKDDADASVGTVEFYLADYRFADSNLDYVVDTWQTLDVSSLNQATSLQFTLTSSDVGIYGMNTPAFFAVDEVVMVEPGLAIDFADYYVDEQAGIGATQGRVTRAGTSLDVAQVVSLQSGSPSVVIPSSVTIPAGKASVDFNISVVDNASASGDTVVTVTAAAGAELQTTRTLTIVDDDIPELHLAMDTASVHESQSVTATISRDAINAGNAITVQIESNLPSIASAPATVTLPAGTRSATFAIEGVDDEIDHGVTVVQFTVSATGFVPAGIAVDVVDNDTASIALSPSKPSFSESDAFPTSSFEDLGARLGQASFYNGADGAAEFVSGQVTYNNDYNPDFGSWSGWSYSNTIDTTTAGYLNQYSAFPGSGTGGSDTYAVASVYGIDPPAISRDPSFGTGFAEIDVTNTTYAALSMIEGDMFAKKFGGESGNDQDWFLLTIEGLNEQGSSVGTVEFYLADYRFDDNSLDYVVQDWVTVDVSSLGAATELRFSLTSSDNGDYGMNTPAYFAIDDVVVAPGAVADPASITVTREKMELTEAIDVTLWSSAPTLANVPPTVTIPAGQASIQVPVRVYDDWKVDGDQSVTFRASAVELVATTEVRIADDDEPTVTLTFLTPSGNESEGSPLADLERLGQGLTPETAYNGSDGAGSFASSGLVFNNDYNPEWASWSGWAYSNTTDATTVGYANQYSALPGSGANGSDTYAIGTTGGISPTIHHADTTDGLLFDSLTVTNTTYAALSMLNGDQFAKKFGGETGNDPDWMLLTIHGMDEADQSIGEMEFYLADFRFADNSLDYIVDAWTEIDLSSIAAADHLMFSLSSSDSGPFGMNTPAYFAVDNIQMASSAATVIRGIVHRNDANVSEPLVVDLSADHPAALRLPTSVTIPASDQTAGFTFTVVDDSMFDDDTLVMVEGNAGSHQSVGDTIHVIDNDFQSAGLRLSQSAGTTNVSESGTTDFVEVRLTVQPSSEVVVGIVPEAEGHFTVSETQMIFTSENWNIPQKVSFAGVPDFLIEENEQVGVRFEIVSGESDPAYAAAETGLVKVHVEEYAVATIELSGPKGMPHLRDVDSGYLFSLTEADGAFQWTGDDRDQHLVVPADDFGQLPVRLNLAGGDDTTEMPSVGMIEVDGGEGFDSLTILPTFDDLNLADFFGDSVRGFEVMVVAERPSGSIVIDSRATLVSLGPQVTTVIHAMSRPVIIDSAWTLLSPRMVNGAFMQVIGQGETEMMIESASPWQNVRDYLDVNHNGEVTASDALAIINQLQIQSGTDLPTLTSLDDFDGNYLDVSGDGELTAQDALIVINRLNDSVIHPHAESERIATGWSLPTTPEPSLDTFLSSEGLRHSSSRESTGQSSVGVYPREPLDRASVDQIDLVMRDLGKSLLDLDESTLQGPTLQGLVLGLDP; from the coding sequence ATGAACAACCTCCCACGTAGATCTCGTCCGAATCGCCTTCGTCGCCGCCTGCTCACGGAACAGCTCGAGGATCGTCGGTTGCTTGCTGGGGGACCCTACGCTCCTGCGGCTGGCCAGCCAGGTAGCACAGCGATTTCGATGAGCGATCCAGCGATCATTGGCTGGGCAACCGGCTGGGAAGACTATCGGCCCGGAACGGAAGTGGGTGCGAGTTGGCAAACGCCGGGCGAGGCACTCGGGCAGGCCGAGGGGACCAGTGCGGGGATCGTTGCACTCGGTCGCGGAGGAGAAATCACCTTGCGATTTGAAAAGCCGATCCGCAATGGACTCGGTGCCGATTTTGCCGTGTTTGAAAACGCATTGACCGACACGTTCCTGGAACTCGGATTCGTTGAGGTTTCTTCCAACGGCGTGGACTTCTTTCGCTTCCCCAACGATTCTCGAACCGCCGAACCCGTGGGTTCCTACGATTCCACGGATCCAACGCAGATCAATGGTTTGGCCGGTAAGTATCGCCAAGGTTTCGGCACGCCCTTGGACCTCGAACTGCTAAAGAACGCCTCCTCGCGGTTGGATGTGTCGGCGGTGACCCATGTGCGGATCATCGATATCGTTGGTGACGGTTCAACAACCGATACCAGTGGGGACGCGATCTATGATCCGTATCCCACGATTGGCAGTGCCGGGTTTGATCTTGATGCTGTCGGTGTGATCAATCAAGTCCCCCTGTCGACATCAAAGATCGACTTCGAGGATGTCGGCGGATCGCTCACACCGAACGGTCATTGGAACGGGCCCGACCCCAACGGGACGACCATCACGGGTGCCTATGATGAACGAACCACCGTAGGCCAGTTTCACTCGGGCGGTGCATCGCTGAACAACGCGATATCGCTTGACTCGGGTGCGTGGAATGGTTTTGCTTATTCCAACGGGACCAACACCACCACCGCCGGCTACCTGAATCCCTTCAGCGCCTTCACAGGCAGTGGGGCCAACGGTTCATCGACTTATGCAGTGGGATTCGTCGATCAATCCGACTTCTACCAGCCACCCACCCTCACGTTACCGACTGATGCAGGGACCGTTAGCTCGATCGACGTTACCAACACCACCTACGCTGCACTATCGATGCGAGACGGTGATTCGTTCGCTGAGAAATTCGGCGGCGTCAGCGGCAACGACGCTGATTGGTTCTTGTTGACGATTGAAGGAAAGGACGACGCCGATGCGAGTGTCGGGACGGTGGAGTTCTACCTTGCCGACTACCGCTTCGCCGACTCAAACTTAGATTACGTGGTCGACACTTGGCAGACCCTTGACGTGTCATCGCTGAACCAAGCAACCTCGCTGCAATTCACCCTCACCTCGTCGGATGTTGGTATTTACGGGATGAACACGCCCGCCTTTTTCGCGGTCGATGAAGTGGTGATGGTCGAGCCTGGATTGGCCATCGATTTTGCAGATTATTACGTCGACGAGCAGGCCGGAATCGGTGCGACCCAGGGACGAGTCACCCGTGCAGGGACGAGTTTGGACGTGGCACAGGTGGTTTCACTGCAATCCGGTAGCCCATCCGTTGTGATTCCTTCCTCTGTCACCATCCCGGCTGGGAAGGCGTCCGTTGATTTCAATATCAGCGTCGTTGACAATGCCTCGGCGTCGGGCGATACGGTCGTCACGGTGACTGCCGCAGCCGGCGCCGAACTGCAGACCACTCGAACGTTAACGATCGTCGATGATGACATCCCCGAACTCCATTTGGCGATGGACACCGCATCGGTTCACGAATCCCAGTCGGTCACGGCAACGATTTCTCGTGACGCGATCAACGCGGGGAATGCGATTACCGTTCAAATTGAAAGCAATCTTCCCTCCATCGCTTCGGCTCCGGCGACGGTGACCCTGCCTGCGGGGACCCGTTCTGCAACGTTCGCGATTGAAGGAGTCGACGACGAAATCGACCACGGTGTGACGGTGGTCCAGTTCACGGTTTCTGCAACGGGGTTCGTCCCCGCGGGAATTGCCGTTGATGTCGTTGATAACGACACTGCGTCGATAGCACTGTCGCCAAGCAAGCCTTCGTTTTCCGAATCGGACGCGTTTCCGACTAGCTCGTTTGAGGATCTTGGTGCTCGTTTGGGCCAGGCGTCGTTCTACAATGGCGCAGACGGTGCAGCGGAGTTTGTTTCCGGTCAGGTGACCTACAACAACGACTACAACCCGGACTTCGGCTCTTGGTCGGGATGGTCTTATTCGAACACCATCGATACAACCACTGCGGGGTACTTGAACCAATACAGCGCGTTTCCCGGCAGCGGAACAGGTGGATCGGATACGTATGCGGTCGCTTCGGTTTACGGGATCGATCCACCGGCGATCTCGCGAGACCCAAGTTTCGGCACCGGCTTTGCCGAGATCGACGTCACCAACACGACCTACGCAGCACTGTCGATGATCGAGGGTGACATGTTCGCCAAAAAGTTCGGAGGTGAATCCGGCAATGATCAAGATTGGTTCTTGCTCACGATCGAAGGGTTGAACGAACAAGGATCCTCCGTTGGCACCGTTGAGTTCTATTTGGCCGACTACCGCTTCGACGACAATAGCCTTGATTACGTGGTGCAAGATTGGGTGACGGTCGACGTTTCGTCGTTGGGCGCGGCGACGGAGTTACGGTTTTCGCTCACCTCGTCGGACAATGGCGACTATGGCATGAACACGCCCGCCTACTTTGCGATCGACGATGTTGTCGTCGCTCCGGGCGCCGTTGCCGATCCCGCTTCGATTACGGTGACGCGAGAAAAGATGGAGTTGACCGAAGCGATCGACGTGACGCTTTGGAGCAGCGCCCCCACGCTCGCGAATGTTCCGCCAACCGTCACGATTCCTGCCGGACAAGCGTCGATCCAAGTGCCCGTTCGCGTCTATGACGATTGGAAAGTCGATGGGGATCAGAGCGTCACCTTCCGCGCAAGCGCCGTCGAGCTTGTCGCGACAACCGAGGTGCGGATTGCCGATGACGATGAGCCCACCGTGACGCTGACGTTCCTGACACCGTCAGGCAACGAATCCGAGGGATCGCCTCTGGCAGATTTGGAACGACTCGGCCAGGGATTGACTCCGGAAACCGCCTACAACGGTTCAGACGGCGCCGGGTCTTTTGCTTCCTCCGGGCTGGTTTTCAACAACGATTACAATCCGGAATGGGCGTCCTGGTCAGGGTGGGCCTACTCGAATACGACCGACGCCACGACCGTTGGGTACGCGAACCAGTACAGTGCCTTGCCAGGCAGCGGAGCGAACGGGTCAGACACGTACGCAATCGGTACGACGGGTGGCATCTCGCCAACGATTCATCACGCCGACACGACGGATGGCCTTTTGTTCGATTCGTTGACGGTGACCAACACCACCTACGCGGCTCTGTCGATGCTCAATGGAGATCAGTTCGCAAAGAAGTTTGGTGGGGAAACCGGCAACGATCCTGATTGGATGTTGCTGACGATTCACGGCATGGACGAAGCAGATCAATCCATCGGTGAGATGGAATTCTATCTTGCGGATTTCCGGTTTGCTGACAACTCGCTCGATTACATTGTCGATGCGTGGACGGAAATTGATTTGTCGAGTATCGCTGCTGCGGACCATTTGATGTTTTCGCTCAGCAGTTCCGATAGCGGGCCCTTCGGAATGAACACACCGGCCTATTTTGCCGTCGATAACATCCAAATGGCCTCCTCCGCTGCGACCGTGATCCGTGGAATCGTGCACCGAAATGATGCCAACGTGTCGGAGCCGTTGGTCGTTGATTTGTCCGCCGATCATCCCGCCGCTTTACGGCTTCCGACAAGCGTTACGATCCCAGCGAGTGATCAAACTGCGGGTTTCACTTTCACGGTTGTCGACGATTCGATGTTTGATGACGACACGTTGGTGATGGTCGAAGGGAACGCGGGCAGTCATCAGTCGGTCGGAGACACGATTCATGTGATTGACAACGATTTCCAATCGGCCGGTCTTCGTCTTTCCCAGTCCGCAGGAACGACGAACGTCAGCGAATCGGGGACGACCGATTTTGTCGAAGTGCGTTTGACGGTCCAACCTTCATCGGAAGTGGTCGTTGGAATCGTGCCGGAAGCGGAGGGGCATTTCACCGTGAGTGAGACGCAAATGATCTTCACGAGTGAAAACTGGAACATCCCTCAAAAGGTTTCCTTCGCGGGCGTGCCCGACTTCTTGATTGAAGAGAACGAACAAGTCGGCGTCCGATTTGAAATTGTTAGCGGGGAATCGGACCCCGCTTATGCAGCGGCCGAGACAGGCTTGGTCAAGGTGCATGTTGAAGAATACGCGGTCGCCACAATTGAATTGTCGGGTCCAAAGGGGATGCCGCATCTGCGTGACGTGGATTCAGGCTACCTGTTTTCGCTCACCGAGGCGGATGGTGCGTTTCAGTGGACGGGTGACGATCGCGACCAGCATTTGGTCGTACCCGCCGATGACTTCGGTCAGCTGCCGGTTCGATTGAACCTTGCCGGCGGTGATGACACAACCGAGATGCCCTCGGTTGGAATGATTGAGGTCGACGGAGGTGAAGGCTTTGATTCGCTGACGATCCTACCCACTTTCGATGATTTGAACCTGGCGGATTTTTTCGGTGATTCCGTCCGCGGTTTCGAAGTGATGGTGGTTGCCGAGCGGCCCTCGGGATCCATCGTGATCGACTCACGCGCGACACTCGTGTCGCTGGGTCCGCAGGTGACCACCGTGATCCATGCGATGTCGCGTCCCGTAATCATCGATTCCGCTTGGACTTTGTTGTCGCCAAGGATGGTGAATGGAGCGTTCATGCAGGTGATTGGGCAAGGGGAAACGGAGATGATGATCGAGTCGGCATCACCATGGCAAAACGTTCGAGACTACCTTGACGTGAACCACAATGGCGAAGTCACCGCATCGGACGCCTTAGCAATCATCAACCAATTGCAGATTCAAAGTGGCACGGATTTACCGACCCTCACTTCCCTAGACGATTTCGATGGCAATTACTTGGATGTCAGTGGTGACGGTGAATTGACCGCCCAAGATGCATTGATCGTTATCAATCGGCTGAACGATTCGGTCATCCACCCACACGCCGAATCAGAACGGATCGCGACGGGCTGGTCTTTGCCTACCACCCCAGAGCCGTCACTTGACACTTTCCTATCATCTGAGGGTCTTCGTCACTCCAGCAGCCGAGAATCCACAGGCCAATCAAGCGTCGGCGTCTATCCGAGGGAGCCTCTTGATAGGGCCTCTGTGGATCAAATCGATTTGGTAATGCGTGATTTAGGCAAATCGCTGTTGGACTTGGACGAGTCCACGCTGCAGGGGCCCACGCTGCAGGGGCTTGTCTTGGGATTGGATCCGTAG
- a CDS encoding DUF1559 domain-containing protein, which produces MHSFGFSGGKSMLAIRSATIRFRHFRRRAGFTLVELLVVIAIIGTLVGLLLPAVQAAREAARRMQCQNRLHQIGIGLHNYHAAFNKFPTGVVQPRPLWPRGKEFAWSAFVLPQIEQTSVWEGIDFGVPYDDPKNVDIAASVIDTYICPSTPRSNYLLKGRGVTDYGGIYGERIVSRNDPPSGVMIHDRAIGFRDILDGSSTTIAVSEDAAFPDGQWINGKNLFDQAFQINHAPKFENDMRSFHPQGVNGLFADGSARFLTDSMDLKVLASICTRAGKEVVTEPW; this is translated from the coding sequence ATGCATTCGTTTGGTTTTTCTGGCGGTAAGTCAATGCTTGCGATCCGTTCTGCCACGATCCGATTTCGTCACTTCCGACGCCGTGCTGGTTTCACTTTGGTGGAATTGCTTGTCGTGATTGCCATCATTGGAACCTTGGTCGGCCTTTTGCTTCCGGCGGTGCAAGCCGCTCGCGAAGCCGCGAGACGAATGCAATGCCAAAACCGCCTGCACCAAATCGGCATTGGGCTACACAACTATCATGCCGCCTTCAACAAGTTTCCCACGGGAGTGGTCCAGCCTCGTCCCTTGTGGCCCAGAGGCAAGGAATTCGCCTGGTCCGCATTCGTCTTGCCTCAGATCGAGCAGACATCGGTATGGGAAGGCATCGACTTTGGCGTCCCCTATGACGATCCAAAGAACGTGGACATCGCGGCATCGGTGATCGACACTTACATCTGCCCCTCGACGCCAAGATCAAACTATCTGCTTAAGGGCCGAGGCGTCACCGATTATGGGGGCATTTATGGCGAACGAATCGTGAGCCGCAACGATCCACCGTCCGGTGTGATGATTCATGATCGAGCGATCGGTTTTCGTGACATTTTGGACGGCTCGTCGACCACCATCGCGGTCTCCGAAGATGCAGCCTTTCCCGATGGCCAGTGGATCAACGGTAAGAACCTGTTTGATCAAGCCTTTCAAATCAACCATGCCCCCAAATTCGAAAACGACATGCGTTCGTTCCACCCACAGGGCGTGAATGGTTTGTTTGCCGATGGCTCCGCAAGGTTCTTGACCGACAGCATGGACCTGAAAGTGCTGGCATCCATTTGCACCCGAGCTGGCAAGGAAGTGGTTACCGAACCTTGGTAG
- a CDS encoding Gfo/Idh/MocA family protein, producing the protein MNAQRPPAKSTTDEIPRPGCSRRSAIKAGSTLAIATTFAAAATTRVHASEDGTIQLALIGCGGRGSGAVVDALSVAGVGPVKLVAMADLFAAKMTLAEKTLKRQCGTQIDVPPERQFAGFDAYKQAIDCLKPGDVALLTGYAYCRAAHMEYAVSKGVHVFMEKSFAPDPAGCQRMLRIGEQASNKNVKIATGLMCRHSVNRQALIQKIRDGELGDLMLINASRMGGVGKLYPRPSSQSEVEYQIRNRYYFQWASAGLLSEFMIHQIDECCWLKDQWPVAARGVGGVSPYNDEFGQCFDSYCVEYRFADGATALVTARFIGGCEDDFATYVHGTKKAGQFSGNIHRATTRTYQDHRIGDDCIAWEAPEEPRSPYVAEWDALLTAIRHDQPHNETQRSIYANLATIMGRAAIHCGRTITWDEVLHSNFRFAEDVDELTFESEAPVQLASDGRYPAPDPGRWAEV; encoded by the coding sequence ATGAATGCACAACGCCCACCTGCAAAATCGACGACTGATGAAATCCCTCGGCCTGGCTGCTCTCGTCGCAGTGCCATCAAGGCTGGTTCCACCCTTGCAATCGCCACGACCTTTGCCGCTGCGGCGACAACTCGGGTCCACGCCTCGGAAGACGGTACGATTCAACTGGCCCTGATTGGCTGCGGCGGGCGGGGCAGCGGCGCGGTGGTGGATGCGTTATCCGTTGCTGGCGTGGGCCCAGTGAAATTGGTAGCGATGGCGGATTTATTTGCCGCGAAGATGACGCTCGCAGAGAAAACGCTGAAGCGCCAGTGTGGCACTCAAATCGACGTCCCTCCGGAACGGCAATTTGCGGGTTTTGACGCCTACAAACAGGCGATCGATTGCCTCAAACCAGGCGATGTTGCGCTGTTGACGGGCTATGCCTACTGTCGCGCCGCGCACATGGAGTATGCGGTCAGTAAAGGCGTCCATGTTTTCATGGAAAAATCATTCGCGCCCGATCCGGCCGGTTGTCAGCGGATGCTACGGATCGGTGAACAGGCCAGCAACAAGAACGTGAAGATCGCGACCGGTTTGATGTGTCGCCATAGCGTGAACCGACAAGCATTGATCCAGAAAATACGTGACGGCGAATTGGGGGACCTGATGTTGATAAACGCCTCTCGGATGGGAGGCGTTGGAAAGCTGTACCCGCGTCCGTCGTCACAATCCGAAGTCGAGTACCAAATCCGAAACCGCTATTACTTTCAATGGGCATCCGCCGGTTTGCTGAGCGAGTTTATGATTCATCAGATCGACGAATGCTGCTGGCTCAAGGATCAGTGGCCAGTTGCCGCTCGTGGCGTTGGAGGCGTTTCGCCTTACAACGACGAATTCGGGCAATGCTTTGATTCCTATTGCGTTGAATACCGTTTCGCGGATGGCGCCACCGCATTAGTTACCGCCCGGTTCATCGGAGGTTGCGAGGACGATTTTGCGACCTACGTTCACGGAACGAAGAAGGCGGGCCAGTTTTCGGGGAACATCCACCGGGCAACCACGCGAACGTACCAAGATCATCGCATCGGGGACGACTGCATCGCATGGGAAGCCCCCGAAGAACCTCGTTCGCCCTACGTCGCCGAATGGGATGCATTGTTAACCGCCATCCGTCATGATCAGCCCCACAATGAGACGCAGCGTTCGATCTATGCGAACTTGGCAACGATTATGGGACGAGCGGCGATCCATTGTGGGCGAACCATCACGTGGGACGAAGTGCTCCATTCCAATTTTCGATTTGCTGAAGACGTTGACGAGCTGACGTTTGAAAGTGAGGCTCCCGTGCAATTGGCATCCGATGGCCGCTACCCGGCTCCGGATCCAGGTCGGTGGGCAGAGGTTTGA
- a CDS encoding acyltransferase family protein codes for MTDPTSLAGDRRHDLDALRAVAMLLGIVLHGAMSFLPWQGAWVIQDTRTSSAFGVILSMIHGFRMPLFFLISGFFTAMLWRKRGMQALLAHRFKRIVVPMVIGLLTIIPTIWIVSIYVGYQVSQSATEDAATGSKTNDPVDADGFVLAASRGDSDAIESWIQKGRDVNAKTEDGSTALHVSILFGHYQTTKQLIEAGADVNARNQRGERCIDSLQAPWAVTAFVAGMLKVDVTEAEVDQGRSRIAKLIDDRNQSDEASMMLAGKTTASQAGTEPAQGSGLGQLKAFLLYFPILGHLWFLWFLCWLVLGFAFVVSIARVTGIGTLPSGIAISRLRYLGLIPLTAIPQSLMNQPGNMFGPDTSLGILPIPTVLAYYAIFFGFGALYFESHDREGFVGRRWWITLPMAMVLIYPASLAARSLPEEVGHALQVLCEVSYAWLMCFGLMGLFRRFCSTSSKTMRYISDSSYWLYLVHIPLIIYLQYFVREWPVPPWLKFSLVCLVSSTLLLASYQWFVRYTPIGTLLNGPRRRPI; via the coding sequence ATGACCGATCCAACGTCTCTGGCCGGCGACCGTCGTCATGACCTGGACGCGCTTCGTGCCGTTGCAATGCTGCTGGGTATCGTACTGCACGGAGCCATGTCCTTTCTACCTTGGCAGGGCGCCTGGGTCATCCAAGATACGCGAACCAGCTCTGCGTTTGGCGTGATTCTGTCCATGATCCACGGTTTTCGGATGCCGCTGTTTTTTCTCATTAGCGGGTTCTTTACCGCAATGCTGTGGCGCAAAAGAGGCATGCAAGCGTTGCTCGCACACCGCTTCAAGCGAATCGTTGTCCCGATGGTGATTGGCTTGCTTACGATCATTCCAACGATATGGATCGTTTCGATCTATGTGGGGTATCAAGTTTCGCAGTCCGCGACGGAAGATGCGGCAACCGGCTCCAAGACAAACGACCCGGTCGACGCGGACGGGTTCGTGTTGGCGGCAAGCCGCGGAGATAGCGATGCAATCGAGTCGTGGATTCAAAAAGGCCGGGACGTGAATGCCAAGACCGAAGATGGATCAACCGCTCTGCACGTGTCGATTCTCTTTGGCCATTACCAGACGACGAAACAGCTCATCGAAGCTGGGGCCGATGTTAACGCTCGCAACCAACGCGGCGAACGATGCATCGATTCGTTACAAGCACCTTGGGCGGTGACCGCATTTGTTGCAGGAATGCTAAAAGTGGACGTGACCGAGGCGGAGGTGGACCAAGGGCGGAGCCGTATTGCCAAGTTGATCGATGACCGAAATCAATCGGACGAAGCCTCCATGATGCTTGCTGGCAAGACCACCGCATCCCAAGCCGGCACGGAACCAGCGCAAGGCAGCGGCCTCGGGCAACTCAAAGCCTTTTTGTTGTACTTTCCCATTCTTGGGCACCTCTGGTTTTTGTGGTTTCTCTGTTGGCTGGTCCTCGGGTTCGCCTTCGTTGTCAGCATCGCCCGTGTCACTGGCATCGGAACGTTACCGAGCGGGATTGCGATTTCGCGGTTACGCTACCTCGGGTTGATTCCGCTCACCGCGATTCCGCAGTCCTTGATGAATCAGCCCGGCAACATGTTTGGCCCTGACACCTCGCTGGGAATTTTGCCGATTCCCACGGTGTTGGCGTACTATGCGATCTTCTTTGGCTTTGGAGCGTTGTATTTCGAGAGCCATGACCGAGAAGGATTCGTTGGTCGACGGTGGTGGATCACGCTTCCCATGGCGATGGTCCTCATCTATCCGGCCTCGCTGGCCGCGCGAAGTCTGCCCGAAGAAGTGGGCCATGCGCTGCAAGTCCTGTGCGAAGTCAGTTACGCCTGGCTGATGTGTTTTGGGCTGATGGGGCTGTTTCGTCGATTCTGTTCGACTTCAAGCAAGACCATGCGTTACATCTCGGACTCATCCTATTGGCTCTACCTCGTCCATATCCCGCTGATCATCTACCTGCAGTATTTCGTACGGGAATGGCCCGTTCCCCCCTGGCTTAAATTCTCGCTCGTCTGTCTCGTCAGCAGCACCCTCCTGTTAGCAAGCTATCAATGGTTTGTCCGCTATACGCCCATTGGAACCCTGCTGAACGGTCCACGCCGTCGACCGATTTGA
- the kdsB gene encoding 3-deoxy-manno-octulosonate cytidylyltransferase — protein sequence MSDSILIVIPARLASTRLPEKLLRRVDGKSVLQHTWEAASRATVAEQIVVAVDDPKLADEVQGFGGRFVMTSVDCASGTDRIAEVAAEFPDFSVFVNVQGDEPEIDPAAIDLVGSTLIKNPTADMATVGTPIREQRSLDDAGCVKIVLASGKALASGNRERWPGQGRAIYFSRSAVPHLRGGVTPESLAAEPPLFWHHLGLYAYRRDFLQWFSRQPPGVLEQAERLEQLRAIEAGKQIVVARVESAVPGIDTEEDLDAFAARSASAKKTT from the coding sequence ATGTCTGATTCCATTTTGATCGTGATTCCCGCCCGGTTGGCGTCGACTCGGTTGCCAGAGAAATTGCTTCGTCGTGTCGATGGGAAATCGGTGCTGCAGCACACGTGGGAAGCCGCTTCGCGCGCAACGGTGGCTGAGCAGATCGTGGTTGCGGTGGACGATCCAAAATTGGCCGACGAAGTCCAAGGTTTCGGGGGTCGATTCGTCATGACGAGTGTGGACTGCGCCAGTGGCACGGACCGAATCGCAGAAGTCGCAGCCGAGTTCCCCGATTTTAGCGTCTTTGTCAACGTCCAGGGGGATGAACCCGAGATTGATCCGGCGGCGATCGATCTGGTCGGATCGACGTTGATCAAGAATCCAACGGCTGATATGGCGACCGTTGGAACGCCGATTCGCGAGCAGCGCTCGCTCGATGATGCCGGCTGCGTCAAAATTGTTCTGGCCAGCGGGAAGGCTCTGGCCAGCGGCAACAGGGAACGGTGGCCAGGGCAGGGCAGGGCGATCTACTTCAGCCGTTCGGCCGTGCCCCACCTGCGAGGCGGCGTGACGCCAGAATCACTTGCGGCGGAACCACCGCTTTTTTGGCATCATCTCGGCCTGTACGCCTATCGACGCGATTTTTTGCAATGGTTTTCGCGGCAGCCACCCGGTGTGCTTGAGCAAGCCGAGCGACTCGAACAGTTGCGCGCGATCGAGGCCGGCAAGCAAATCGTGGTCGCTCGAGTCGAATCGGCCGTGCCAGGGATCGACACCGAGGAAGATCTGGATGCGTTTGCGGCGCGGAGCGCTTCGGCAAAAAAAACAACGTAG